A window from Salvia miltiorrhiza cultivar Shanhuang (shh) chromosome 2, IMPLAD_Smil_shh, whole genome shotgun sequence encodes these proteins:
- the LOC131009486 gene encoding glycine-rich cell wall structural protein-like isoform X11, protein MNSKPIVLLGLLALLVSSEVVSASRELAEKTNAVDPSEKTNGDAAKDQGGYGGFPGGGNGGFPGRGNGGFPGGGNGGFPGGGNGGFPGGGNGGFPGRGNGGFPGGGNGGFPGGGNGGFPGGGNGGFPGGGNGGFPGGGNGGFPGGGNGGFPGGGNGGFPGGGNGGFPGRGNGGFPGGGNGGFPGGGNGGFPEGGNGGFPGGGNGGFPGGGNGGFPGGGNGGFPGGGNGGNGGFPGGGNGGFPGGRNGGFPGGGNGGYPAPPAVAATGDKKAEVDTHN, encoded by the exons atgaattcCAAACCGATTGTTCTTCTCGGCCTTTTAGCTCTTCTAGTTTCTTCAGAAGTAGTTTCAGCCAGCAGAGAACTCGCTGAGAAAACTAATGCCGTCGATCCAT CTGAGAAAACCAACGGAGATGCGGCCAAAGACCAAGGTGGATATGGAGGTTTTCCCGGCGGCGGAAATGGAGGTTTTCCGGGCCGCGGTAATGGAGGTTTTCCCGGCGGCGGAAATGGAGGTTTCCCGGGCGGCGGAAATGGGGGTTTTCCCGGCGGCGGTAATGGAGGTTTTCCGGGCCGCGGTAATGGAGGTTTTCCTGGCGGCGGAAATGGTGGTTTTCCCGGCGGCGGTAATGGAGGTTTTCCTGGCGGCGGAAATGGAGGTTTTCCGGGAGGCGGTAATGGTGGTTTTCCCGGCGGCGGAAATGGAGGTTTCCCGGGCGGCGGAAATGGTGGTTTTCCCGGCGGCGGTAATGGAGGTTTTCCGGGAGGCGGTAATGGAGGTTTTCCGGGCCGCGGTAATGGTGGTTTTCCCGGCGGCGGTAATGGAGGTTTTCCTGGCGGCGGAAATGGAGGTTTTCCGGAAGGCGGTAATGGAGGTTTTCCCGGCGGCGGAAATGGAG GTTTTCCCGGCGGCGGAAATGGAGGTTTTCCGGGAGGTGGTAATGGAGGTTTTCCTGGCGGCGGAAATGGCGGTAATGGAGGTTTTCCCGGCGGCGGAAATGGAGGTTTTCCGGGAGGCAGAAATGGAGGTTTTCCCGGCGGCGGAAATGGAGGTTACCCCGCCCCGCCGGCGGTTGCAGCGACTGGTGATAAAAAGGCGGAGGTCGACACTCACAACTAA
- the LOC131009486 gene encoding glycine-rich cell wall structural protein-like isoform X5, translating into MNSKPIVLLGLLALLVSSEVVSASRELAEKTNAVDPSEKTNGDAAKDQGGYGGFPGGGNGGFPGRGNGGFPGGGNGGFPGGGNGGFPGGGNGGFPGRGNGGFPGGGNGGFPGGGNGGFPGGGNGGFPGGGNGGFPGGGNGGFPGGGNGGFPGGGNGGFPGGGNGGFPGRGNGGFPGGGNGGFPGGGNGGFPEGGNGGFPGGGNGGFPGGGNGGFPGGGNGGNGGFPGGGNGGFPGGGNGGFPGGGNGGNGGFPGGGNGGFPGGRNGGFPGGGNGGYPAPPAVAATGDKKAEVDTHN; encoded by the exons atgaattcCAAACCGATTGTTCTTCTCGGCCTTTTAGCTCTTCTAGTTTCTTCAGAAGTAGTTTCAGCCAGCAGAGAACTCGCTGAGAAAACTAATGCCGTCGATCCAT CTGAGAAAACCAACGGAGATGCGGCCAAAGACCAAGGTGGATATGGAGGTTTTCCCGGCGGCGGAAATGGAGGTTTTCCGGGCCGCGGTAATGGAGGTTTTCCCGGCGGCGGAAATGGAGGTTTCCCGGGCGGCGGAAATGGGGGTTTTCCCGGCGGCGGTAATGGAGGTTTTCCGGGCCGCGGTAATGGAGGTTTTCCTGGCGGCGGAAATGGTGGTTTTCCCGGCGGCGGTAATGGAGGTTTTCCTGGCGGCGGAAATGGAGGTTTTCCGGGAGGCGGTAATGGTGGTTTTCCCGGCGGCGGAAATGGAGGTTTCCCGGGCGGCGGAAATGGTGGTTTTCCCGGCGGCGGTAATGGAGGTTTTCCGGGAGGCGGTAATGGAGGTTTTCCGGGCCGCGGTAATGGTGGTTTTCCCGGCGGCGGTAATGGAGGTTTTCCTGGCGGCGGAAATGGAGGTTTTCCGGAAGGCGGTAATGGAGGTTTTCCCGGCGGCGGAAATGGAGGTTTTCCGGGAGGTGGTAATGGAGGTTTTCCTGGCGGCGGAAATGGTGGTAATGGAG GTTTTCCCGGCGGCGGAAATGGAGGTTTTCCGGGAGGTGGTAATGGAGGTTTTCCTGGCGGCGGAAATGGCGGTAATGGAGGTTTTCCCGGCGGCGGAAATGGAGGTTTTCCGGGAGGCAGAAATGGAGGTTTTCCCGGCGGCGGAAATGGAGGTTACCCCGCCCCGCCGGCGGTTGCAGCGACTGGTGATAAAAAGGCGGAGGTCGACACTCACAACTAA
- the LOC131009486 gene encoding glycine-rich cell wall structural protein-like isoform X6 translates to MNSKPIVLLGLLALLVSSEVVSASRELAEKTNAVDPSEKTNGDAAKDQGGYGGFPGGGNGGFPGRGNGGFPGGGNGGFPGGGNGGFPGGGNGGFPGRGNGGFPGGGNGGFPGGGNGGFPGGGNGGFPGGGNGGFPGGGNGGFPGGGNGGFPGGGNGGFPGGGNGGFPGRGNGGFPGGGNGGFPGGGNGGFPEGGNGGFPGGGNGGFPGGGSGGFPGGGNGGFPGGGNGGFPGGGNGGFPGGGNGGNGGFPGGGNGGFPGGRNGGFPGGGNGGYPAPPAVAATGDKKAEVDTHN, encoded by the exons atgaattcCAAACCGATTGTTCTTCTCGGCCTTTTAGCTCTTCTAGTTTCTTCAGAAGTAGTTTCAGCCAGCAGAGAACTCGCTGAGAAAACTAATGCCGTCGATCCAT CTGAGAAAACCAACGGAGATGCGGCCAAAGACCAAGGTGGATATGGAGGTTTTCCCGGCGGCGGAAATGGAGGTTTTCCGGGCCGCGGTAATGGAGGTTTTCCCGGCGGCGGAAATGGAGGTTTCCCGGGCGGCGGAAATGGGGGTTTTCCCGGCGGCGGTAATGGAGGTTTTCCGGGCCGCGGTAATGGAGGTTTTCCTGGCGGCGGAAATGGTGGTTTTCCCGGCGGCGGTAATGGAGGTTTTCCTGGCGGCGGAAATGGAGGTTTTCCGGGAGGCGGTAATGGTGGTTTTCCCGGCGGCGGAAATGGAGGTTTCCCGGGCGGCGGAAATGGTGGTTTTCCCGGCGGCGGTAATGGAGGTTTTCCGGGAGGCGGTAATGGAGGTTTTCCGGGCCGCGGTAATGGTGGTTTTCCCGGCGGCGGTAATGGAGGTTTTCCTGGCGGCGGAAATGGAGGTTTTCCGGAAGGCGGTAATGGAGGTTTTCCCGGCGGCGGAAATGGAG GTTTTCCCGGCGGCGGAAGTGGAGGTTTTCCGGGCGGCGGTAATGGAGGTTTTCCCGGCGGCGGAAATGGAGGTTTTCCGGGAGGTGGTAATGGAGGTTTTCCTGGCGGCGGAAATGGCGGTAATGGAGGTTTTCCCGGCGGCGGAAATGGAGGTTTTCCGGGAGGCAGAAATGGAGGTTTTCCCGGCGGCGGAAATGGAGGTTACCCCGCCCCGCCGGCGGTTGCAGCGACTGGTGATAAAAAGGCGGAGGTCGACACTCACAACTAA
- the LOC131009486 gene encoding glycine-rich cell wall structural protein-like isoform X14: protein MNSKPIVLLGLLALLVSSEVVSASRELAEKTNAVDPSEKTNGDAAKDQGGYGGFPGGGNGGFPGRGNGGFPGGGNGGFPGGGNGGFPGGGNGGFPGRGNGGFPGGGNGGFPGGGNGGFPGGGNGGFPGGGNGGFPGGGNGGFPGGGNGGFPGGGNGGFPGGGNGGFPGRGNGGFPGGGNGGFPGGGNGGFPGGGNGGFPGGGNGGFPGGGNGGNGGFPGGGNGGFPGGRNGGFPGGGNGGYPAPPAVAATGDKKAEVDTHN from the exons atgaattcCAAACCGATTGTTCTTCTCGGCCTTTTAGCTCTTCTAGTTTCTTCAGAAGTAGTTTCAGCCAGCAGAGAACTCGCTGAGAAAACTAATGCCGTCGATCCAT CTGAGAAAACCAACGGAGATGCGGCCAAAGACCAAGGTGGATATGGAGGTTTTCCCGGCGGCGGAAATGGAGGTTTTCCGGGCCGCGGTAATGGAGGTTTTCCCGGCGGCGGAAATGGAGGTTTCCCGGGCGGCGGAAATGGGGGTTTTCCCGGCGGCGGTAATGGAGGTTTTCCGGGCCGCGGTAATGGAGGTTTTCCTGGCGGCGGAAATGGTGGTTTTCCCGGCGGCGGTAATGGAGGTTTTCCTGGCGGCGGAAATGGAGGTTTTCCGGGAGGCGGTAATGGTGGTTTTCCCGGCGGCGGAAATGGAGGTTTCCCGGGCGGCGGAAATGGTGGTTTTCCCGGCGGCGGTAATGGAGGTTTTCCGGGAGGCGGTAATGGAGGTTTTCCGGGCCGCGGTAATGGTGGTTTTCCCGGCGGCGGTAATGGAGGTTTTCCTGGCGGCGGAAATGGAG GTTTTCCCGGCGGCGGAAATGGAGGTTTTCCGGGAGGTGGTAATGGAGGTTTTCCTGGCGGCGGAAATGGCGGTAATGGAGGTTTTCCCGGCGGCGGAAATGGAGGTTTTCCGGGAGGCAGAAATGGAGGTTTTCCCGGCGGCGGAAATGGAGGTTACCCCGCCCCGCCGGCGGTTGCAGCGACTGGTGATAAAAAGGCGGAGGTCGACACTCACAACTAA
- the LOC131009486 gene encoding glycine-rich cell wall structural protein-like isoform X1, with product MNSKPIVLLGLLALLVSSEVVSASRELAEKTNAVDPSEKTNGDAAKDQGGYGGFPGGGNGGFPGRGNGGFPGGGNGGFPGGGNGGFPGGGNGGFPGRGNGGFPGGGNGGFPGGGNGGFPGGGNGGFPGGGNGGFPGGGNGGFPGGGNGGFPGGGNGGFPGGGNGGFPGRGNGGFPGGGNGGFPGGGNGGFPEGGNGGFPGGGNGGFPGGGNGGFPGGGNGGNGGFPGGGSGGFPGGGNGGFPGGGNGGFPGGGNGGFPGGGNGGNGGFPGGGNGGFPGGRNGGFPGGGNGGYPAPPAVAATGDKKAEVDTHN from the exons atgaattcCAAACCGATTGTTCTTCTCGGCCTTTTAGCTCTTCTAGTTTCTTCAGAAGTAGTTTCAGCCAGCAGAGAACTCGCTGAGAAAACTAATGCCGTCGATCCAT CTGAGAAAACCAACGGAGATGCGGCCAAAGACCAAGGTGGATATGGAGGTTTTCCCGGCGGCGGAAATGGAGGTTTTCCGGGCCGCGGTAATGGAGGTTTTCCCGGCGGCGGAAATGGAGGTTTCCCGGGCGGCGGAAATGGGGGTTTTCCCGGCGGCGGTAATGGAGGTTTTCCGGGCCGCGGTAATGGAGGTTTTCCTGGCGGCGGAAATGGTGGTTTTCCCGGCGGCGGTAATGGAGGTTTTCCTGGCGGCGGAAATGGAGGTTTTCCGGGAGGCGGTAATGGTGGTTTTCCCGGCGGCGGAAATGGAGGTTTCCCGGGCGGCGGAAATGGTGGTTTTCCCGGCGGCGGTAATGGAGGTTTTCCGGGAGGCGGTAATGGAGGTTTTCCGGGCCGCGGTAATGGTGGTTTTCCCGGCGGCGGTAATGGAGGTTTTCCTGGCGGCGGAAATGGAGGTTTTCCGGAAGGCGGTAATGGAGGTTTTCCCGGCGGCGGAAATGGAGGTTTTCCGGGAGGTGGTAATGGAGGTTTTCCTGGCGGCGGAAATGGTGGTAATGGAGGTTTTCCCGGCGGCGGAAGTGGAGGTTTTCCGGGCGGCGGTAATGGAGGTTTTCCCGGCGGCGGAAATGGAGGTTTTCCGGGAGGTGGTAATGGAGGTTTTCCTGGCGGCGGAAATGGCGGTAATGGAGGTTTTCCCGGCGGCGGAAATGGAGGTTTTCCGGGAGGCAGAAATGGAGGTTTTCCCGGCGGCGGAAATGGAGGTTACCCCGCCCCGCCGGCGGTTGCAGCGACTGGTGATAAAAAGGCGGAGGTCGACACTCACAACTAA
- the LOC131009486 gene encoding glycine-rich cell wall structural protein-like isoform X10 encodes MNSKPIVLLGLLALLVSSEVVSASRELAEKTNAVDPSEKTNGDAAKDQGGYGGFPGGGNGGFPGRGNGGFPGGGNGGFPGGGNGGFPGGGNGGFPGRGNGGFPGGGNGGFPGGGNGGFPGGGNGGFPGGGNGGFPGGGNGGFPGGGNGGFPGGGNGGFPGGGNGGFPGRGNGGFPGGGNGGFPGGGNGGFPEGGNGGFPGGGNGGFPGGGNGGFPGGGNGGNGGFPGGGNGGNGGFPGGGNGGFPGGRNGGFPGGGNGGYPAPPAVAATGDKKAEVDTHN; translated from the exons atgaattcCAAACCGATTGTTCTTCTCGGCCTTTTAGCTCTTCTAGTTTCTTCAGAAGTAGTTTCAGCCAGCAGAGAACTCGCTGAGAAAACTAATGCCGTCGATCCAT CTGAGAAAACCAACGGAGATGCGGCCAAAGACCAAGGTGGATATGGAGGTTTTCCCGGCGGCGGAAATGGAGGTTTTCCGGGCCGCGGTAATGGAGGTTTTCCCGGCGGCGGAAATGGAGGTTTCCCGGGCGGCGGAAATGGGGGTTTTCCCGGCGGCGGTAATGGAGGTTTTCCGGGCCGCGGTAATGGAGGTTTTCCTGGCGGCGGAAATGGTGGTTTTCCCGGCGGCGGTAATGGAGGTTTTCCTGGCGGCGGAAATGGAGGTTTTCCGGGAGGCGGTAATGGTGGTTTTCCCGGCGGCGGAAATGGAGGTTTCCCGGGCGGCGGAAATGGTGGTTTTCCCGGCGGCGGTAATGGAGGTTTTCCGGGAGGCGGTAATGGAGGTTTTCCGGGCCGCGGTAATGGTGGTTTTCCCGGCGGCGGTAATGGAGGTTTTCCTGGCGGCGGAAATGGAGGTTTTCCGGAAGGCGGTAATGGAGGTTTTCCCGGCGGCGGAAATGGAGGTTTTCCGGGAGGTGGTAATGGAGGTTTTCCTGGCGGCGGAAATGGTGGTAATGGAG GTTTTCCTGGCGGCGGAAATGGCGGTAATGGAGGTTTTCCCGGCGGCGGAAATGGAGGTTTTCCGGGAGGCAGAAATGGAGGTTTTCCCGGCGGCGGAAATGGAGGTTACCCCGCCCCGCCGGCGGTTGCAGCGACTGGTGATAAAAAGGCGGAGGTCGACACTCACAACTAA